Proteins found in one Paenibacillus borealis genomic segment:
- a CDS encoding beta-galactosidase: protein MKKPVAAERFELGVCYYPEHWPESMWADDYRRMVETGFTVVRMGEFAWSLFEPEEGQFQFGLFDRAIDLAHSYRLKVIMGTPTATPPAWLTEQYPEVLNVTYEGVTMQHGMRRHYNYSSPKYRELCARIVTKLAEHYGSHPGVTGWQIDNELNCEVNVFYSESDHLAFRTWLQDKYVTLDKLNEAWGTVFWNQTYTRWSQVYLTRPTPSPNQPNPHQALDEKRFISYNTIYFAKIQADILRELAPNQWVTTNGLFGHLDSHELNDELLDFFSYDSYPQFSTIYFDPAEVNPLRDRGWGLSLSAVRSVSSNFCVMEQQSGPGGWVNRMDMPSPKPGQMRLWTYQSIAHGADMLLYFRWRTATMGNEIYWHGLNDYHNQPNRRVKEAEQIGKELAKIGKAFIGSRTQANIAIVRDYDNEWDGEYDVWHGPFMWQSNKEWFKTLQRKHIPNDVLYMRSNTTLAELVRYEVLVYPHPAIMSDDTAALLDQYVQQGGKLIFGCRTGYKDTTGQCYMRPFPGAAQEMCGVTVEEFTMVKGTRQPTSISWTNAPETLTGADAFNDILHVEEDSVEVMGTYANDYYAGKPAVTRNKRGKGEVWYYGAVFNEQAVLQMIGSLGLNSPAAEWLELPSEVELQIRAAGEGTSAGLTFLLNYSEEPAEIVLKESRTDLLSGQTLSGSYTMDGYGVLVLE from the coding sequence ATGAAGAAACCTGTTGCCGCAGAACGATTCGAGCTTGGTGTCTGTTATTATCCCGAGCACTGGCCTGAATCCATGTGGGCGGATGATTACCGCCGTATGGTTGAAACCGGATTCACTGTTGTACGTATGGGCGAATTTGCCTGGTCACTCTTTGAGCCGGAAGAAGGCCAATTTCAATTCGGACTGTTTGACCGTGCTATAGATTTGGCGCACAGCTACAGGCTGAAGGTAATTATGGGAACACCTACTGCCACTCCGCCCGCCTGGCTTACCGAACAATATCCTGAGGTATTGAATGTGACTTATGAAGGTGTGACGATGCAGCATGGCATGCGCCGTCATTATAATTACAGCAGTCCCAAATACCGTGAGCTCTGCGCCAGAATTGTAACTAAGCTTGCTGAGCATTACGGCAGTCATCCCGGTGTAACAGGCTGGCAGATCGATAATGAATTGAACTGTGAGGTCAATGTGTTCTACTCGGAGAGTGACCACCTTGCCTTCCGGACGTGGCTTCAGGACAAATATGTGACACTGGATAAGCTGAATGAAGCCTGGGGCACCGTGTTCTGGAATCAGACTTATACGCGCTGGTCACAGGTCTATCTGACCCGGCCTACACCATCGCCTAATCAGCCTAACCCGCATCAGGCGCTGGATGAGAAGCGTTTCATCTCTTATAACACAATCTATTTTGCCAAGATCCAGGCGGATATTCTTCGTGAACTGGCTCCTAACCAGTGGGTTACTACCAACGGCTTATTCGGACATCTGGACAGCCATGAGCTGAATGACGAGCTGCTGGACTTCTTCAGCTATGATTCATATCCGCAATTCTCGACCATTTACTTTGATCCGGCAGAGGTGAACCCGCTGCGTGACCGCGGCTGGGGACTGTCACTCTCTGCGGTCCGCTCGGTCAGCAGCAACTTCTGTGTGATGGAACAGCAGTCGGGACCCGGCGGTTGGGTCAACAGGATGGATATGCCATCTCCGAAGCCCGGGCAGATGCGGCTGTGGACTTACCAGTCTATCGCCCATGGTGCGGATATGCTGCTCTACTTCCGGTGGCGGACAGCTACTATGGGTAACGAAATCTATTGGCACGGCTTGAATGACTATCATAACCAGCCGAACCGGCGCGTGAAGGAAGCTGAGCAGATCGGCAAGGAACTGGCAAAGATCGGCAAAGCCTTCATCGGCAGCCGAACTCAGGCTAATATCGCCATCGTGCGGGATTATGATAATGAGTGGGACGGGGAATATGACGTCTGGCACGGGCCATTCATGTGGCAGAGCAACAAGGAGTGGTTCAAGACACTGCAGCGGAAGCACATCCCCAATGATGTTCTGTATATGCGCAGCAATACTACGCTTGCGGAGCTTGTGCGTTACGAGGTGCTGGTCTACCCGCATCCGGCCATTATGAGCGACGACACAGCGGCCCTGCTTGATCAATATGTACAGCAAGGCGGGAAGCTGATCTTCGGCTGCCGCACCGGATACAAGGATACCACCGGACAATGTTATATGCGGCCTTTTCCCGGAGCGGCTCAGGAGATGTGCGGTGTAACCGTTGAAGAGTTCACTATGGTCAAAGGAACACGTCAGCCTACCTCGATCAGTTGGACCAACGCTCCTGAGACGCTCACCGGTGCCGATGCTTTCAATGATATTCTTCATGTGGAAGAAGACAGTGTCGAGGTTATGGGAACCTATGCCAACGATTATTATGCCGGCAAACCGGCGGTAACCCGCAACAAGCGCGGCAAGGGGGAAGTATGGTATTACGGGGCTGTATTCAATGAGCAGGCTGTGCTGCAAATGATCGGGAGTCTGGGTCTGAATTCACCAGCTGCCGAATGGCTGGAATTGCCTTCGGAGGTCGAGCTGCAGATCCGCGCCGCTGGGGAAGGTACCTCTGCAGGACTTACCTTCCTGCTTAACTATAGCGAAGAACCGGCAGAGATTGTGCTTAAGGAATCCAGAACAGACCTGCTAAGCGGACAAACCCTCTCTGGAAGCTATACGATGGATGGATATGGCGTTCTGGTACTGGAATAA
- a CDS encoding helix-turn-helix transcriptional regulator — protein sequence MKKHYVLPQPAYAHYVCYPEMLGHYTDFPQHAERRSEGFLNSYNLHMVFGGEGYVFQEGERISMKRGSGFLFPRGAYQQYGSDPVQAWDVRWVHFATALSLPMLEEADHSRGYFFTFDPGTGYEPVFEEMYKLSATYETRSEPRLSTLLYEILVTLMQNSEPLHGSVPLEIRHSIRLTADRIHSECERPWTLEAMARLAGYSSYHFLRLFRSIMGKTPNRYLSDCRMARAKLLLVSTELSVAQIALQSGFHQSSYFIKVFRQLEGMPPNQYRRLFSS from the coding sequence ATGAAAAAGCATTATGTTCTGCCGCAGCCTGCGTATGCTCATTATGTCTGCTATCCGGAGATGCTGGGGCACTATACCGACTTCCCGCAGCATGCGGAGCGCAGAAGCGAAGGTTTCCTGAACAGCTATAACCTCCATATGGTTTTTGGCGGAGAGGGCTATGTCTTTCAGGAAGGGGAGCGGATATCCATGAAGAGAGGCAGCGGGTTTCTGTTCCCGCGGGGGGCTTACCAGCAATATGGCTCTGACCCGGTCCAGGCCTGGGATGTACGCTGGGTCCATTTCGCCACAGCCTTATCTCTGCCGATGCTGGAGGAAGCGGATCATTCCCGCGGTTATTTCTTCACCTTCGATCCGGGGACTGGCTATGAACCAGTCTTCGAGGAGATGTACAAGCTAAGCGCGACTTATGAGACCCGCAGTGAACCGCGTCTGTCTACACTGCTCTATGAGATACTCGTGACGCTGATGCAGAATTCTGAGCCGCTGCACGGATCGGTGCCGCTGGAGATCAGACATTCCATCCGGCTCACGGCCGACAGGATACACAGTGAATGCGAGCGGCCCTGGACGCTGGAGGCGATGGCCAGACTTGCCGGTTACAGCAGCTATCATTTTCTGCGCCTGTTCCGCAGCATTATGGGAAAGACACCGAACCGGTACTTAAGTGACTGCCGGATGGCCCGCGCCAAACTGCTGCTGGTCTCGACAGAGCTGTCAGTGGCGCAAATTGCGCTGCAGAGCGGTTTTCACCAGTCCAGTTACTTCATTAAGGTCTTCAGACAGCTGGAAGGTATGCCGCCAAACCAATACAGACGGCTGTTCAGCTCATAG